One window of the Wolbachia endosymbiont of Ctenocephalides felis wCfeJ genome contains the following:
- a CDS encoding pyruvate, water dikinase regulatory protein, whose amino-acid sequence MTLKKLNLHLVSDSSGETVISVARSALKHFRSVETIEYVWSFVKEEEQIDKILEEVNKKNDEHHFVICTITDDELRKYLKDSCIKLEIPYRAILSHIIREISSYLEIEKDEKLDLHTEINNEYFQRIEAINYTINHDDGQNIQDINKADIILIGVSRTSKSPTSMYLAYRGYRVANIPFVSKVPFYVDLTKLENKLTIGLTIDASRLVKIRKNRLTSINNENNNIYADPKKVEREIKKAEELFKQNNWPIIDVTQKSIEEVSATIIQYFNKA is encoded by the coding sequence ATGACCCTTAAAAAGCTTAACCTACACCTAGTATCAGATTCAAGTGGTGAAACTGTTATATCAGTTGCAAGATCAGCTCTAAAGCACTTTCGTTCTGTAGAAACAATTGAATATGTTTGGTCTTTTGTGAAAGAAGAAGAACAAATTGATAAAATTTTGGAGGAAGTTAATAAGAAAAATGATGAACACCATTTCGTTATATGTACTATAACTGATGATGAGCTAAGAAAATATTTAAAAGATAGCTGTATAAAATTGGAAATTCCCTATAGAGCAATATTATCCCATATTATCAGAGAAATTTCTTCCTACCTTGAAATTGAAAAAGACGAAAAACTTGATTTACATACTGAGATAAATAATGAATATTTTCAACGCATTGAAGCAATAAACTATACTATTAATCATGATGACGGACAAAATATTCAAGATATCAATAAAGCAGACATAATCTTGATTGGAGTTTCACGTACATCAAAATCTCCTACCAGTATGTATTTAGCTTATCGGGGCTATAGGGTTGCAAATATTCCTTTTGTCAGTAAGGTACCTTTTTATGTTGATTTAACAAAATTAGAAAACAAGCTGACAATAGGGCTAACAATAGATGCAAGTAGGCTAGTGAAAATACGCAAAAACAGGCTTACTTCAATCAACAACGAAAATAATAATATATACGCTGATCCCAAGAAAGTAGAAAGGGAAATTAAAAAAGCAGAGGAACTTTTTAAACAAAACAATTGGCCAATTATTGATGTAACACAAAAGTCAATCGAAGAAGTATCGGCAACAATTATACAATACTTTAATAAAGCGTGA
- a CDS encoding FtsB family cell division protein: protein MLIFFLTLYFNISTITGKRGLLVLMDLKKEIEYNKLLLKNISFEKEKLSNKVFGLYEKSLDLDLLDEQARNALGYVSPKELMVVLDTE from the coding sequence TTGCTCATTTTTTTTCTTACACTATATTTCAACATCAGTACAATCACGGGTAAGCGTGGCTTATTAGTATTGATGGACTTAAAAAAAGAGATAGAGTACAATAAACTTTTGCTCAAGAATATTTCTTTTGAAAAGGAAAAGTTGAGCAATAAAGTGTTCGGCTTATATGAAAAAAGCTTAGATTTGGATTTACTTGATGAGCAAGCAAGAAATGCTTTAGGCTATGTAAGCCCTAAAGAGCTAATGGTTGTGCTTGATACAGAATAG
- a CDS encoding UbiD family decarboxylase → MYNNLHDFISALEEKKDLIRIKEEVSTVLEMTEIHRRVLSSKGPAIIFENVVTENGKNSIPVLVNLFGTIERIALGLGINPGELRDLGKLLAFLQSPEPPKNLKDAMKMFPLLKVVLSMRSKVVSKAPCQEVVLTGDEVDLSLLPIQTCWPNEPAPLITWPIVVTKGPTKDKQDNFNLGIYRMQVIDKKTTLMRWLAHRGGAGHHKRWKEKGQSMKFPAAAVIGSDPATLIAAVTPVPETLSEYQFAGLLRKKPLELVNCKTIPLQVPAHAEIVLEGYVSLDSYRDEGPYGDHTGYYNSVEQFPEFNITAITMRKNPIYLSTFTGKPPDEPSILGEALNEIFVPILINQFPEIVDFYLPPEGCSYRIAVVSIKKSYPGHAKRVVMGILSFLKQFLYTKFIIVVDDDINVRDWKEVMWAISTRMDPVRDTIMIENAPIDYLDFASPESGLGGKMGFDATNKIPPETKREWGRKIEMSEEIVKKVTEKWKGYGLTDD, encoded by the coding sequence ATGTACAACAACCTACATGACTTCATCTCTGCTTTAGAAGAAAAAAAGGATCTAATTAGGATTAAGGAGGAGGTTTCAACAGTTCTTGAAATGACAGAAATTCACCGCAGAGTTCTGTCAAGCAAAGGACCAGCAATCATTTTTGAAAATGTTGTCACAGAAAACGGCAAAAATTCGATTCCAGTTTTGGTGAATTTATTTGGCACTATTGAGAGAATTGCATTGGGACTGGGTATAAATCCTGGTGAACTGAGGGATCTGGGTAAACTTCTAGCGTTTTTGCAATCTCCTGAGCCACCAAAAAACCTCAAGGATGCTATGAAGATGTTTCCTCTGCTAAAAGTTGTGTTATCGATGCGCAGTAAAGTCGTAAGCAAAGCTCCATGTCAAGAAGTGGTGCTAACTGGGGATGAAGTAGACCTCAGTTTACTACCTATTCAAACGTGTTGGCCAAATGAACCTGCACCGCTTATTACCTGGCCGATTGTGGTAACAAAAGGACCCACGAAGGACAAGCAAGATAACTTCAATCTTGGAATATATCGTATGCAGGTTATAGATAAAAAAACGACTCTAATGCGCTGGCTTGCACATCGTGGGGGAGCAGGTCACCATAAACGGTGGAAGGAAAAGGGGCAAAGCATGAAGTTTCCTGCTGCCGCTGTGATCGGTAGCGATCCCGCAACGCTTATCGCTGCAGTAACTCCAGTGCCAGAAACATTGTCAGAATACCAATTTGCTGGACTGCTGCGCAAAAAACCTCTTGAACTTGTAAATTGCAAGACTATACCACTTCAAGTGCCAGCTCATGCGGAGATTGTTCTGGAGGGCTATGTAAGTTTGGATAGCTATCGAGATGAAGGGCCATACGGAGACCACACTGGCTACTATAATTCTGTTGAGCAATTTCCTGAGTTTAACATTACTGCAATTACAATGCGCAAAAACCCAATTTATCTCAGCACTTTTACTGGTAAGCCGCCAGATGAACCATCAATTCTTGGTGAAGCACTCAATGAAATCTTTGTACCAATTCTTATCAATCAATTTCCAGAGATAGTGGACTTTTATCTGCCACCGGAGGGTTGTTCCTATAGAATAGCAGTAGTGTCGATCAAAAAATCTTATCCCGGACATGCGAAAAGAGTTGTTATGGGCATACTTTCCTTCCTCAAGCAGTTTTTATACACAAAATTTATTATAGTTGTTGATGATGATATAAATGTACGTGATTGGAAGGAAGTGATGTGGGCAATATCAACGAGAATGGACCCTGTACGTGATACAATCATGATAGAGAATGCCCCAATTGATTATTTAGATTTTGCCTCTCCTGAAAGTGGACTTGGAGGTAAAATGGGATTTGATGCGACAAATAAAATCCCGCCTGAAACCAAACGAGAGTGGGGAAGAAAAATTGAAATGAGCGAAGAAATAGTAAAAAAAGTTACAGAGAAGTGGAAGGGGTATGGATTGACAGATGATTAA
- the bfr gene encoding bacterioferritin — protein MSKEIVKHLNTLLTNELTSVRQYLLHFAILKDNGINKLAEKMKSELNEELGHANELAERILLLKGVPNFQDTNEISKYDGQFTKGTIRKILEDNLKLEKEGLKDYKEAISVAEKEKDFVSVMLLEELLKNEEEHLHWIEEQINLIELIGVENYLKTQI, from the coding sequence ATGAGTAAAGAGATAGTAAAGCATTTGAATACATTACTAACCAATGAATTGACTTCTGTGCGCCAGTATCTTTTGCATTTCGCAATTCTCAAGGATAATGGGATTAATAAACTTGCAGAAAAGATGAAAAGTGAGCTCAATGAAGAACTTGGGCACGCAAATGAGCTAGCAGAAAGGATTTTATTGCTTAAGGGTGTGCCAAACTTTCAAGATACAAATGAAATCTCAAAATACGACGGACAGTTTACAAAAGGTACAATACGAAAAATTTTAGAAGATAATTTAAAATTAGAAAAAGAAGGTTTGAAAGACTACAAAGAGGCAATTTCTGTTGCTGAAAAAGAAAAGGATTTTGTTAGTGTAATGTTACTAGAAGAATTATTGAAAAATGAGGAAGAGCATTTACATTGGATTGAAGAGCAGATTAACCTTATTGAGCTTATAGGTGTTGAAAATTACCTAAAAACACAAATATAG
- the ykgO gene encoding type B 50S ribosomal protein L36: MKVKGSLKSHRSRDKNCKVVRRGGKIYIINKVKPRCKARQGS; the protein is encoded by the coding sequence ATGAAAGTTAAAGGTTCACTAAAATCACATCGCAGCAGAGATAAAAACTGTAAAGTTGTGAGAAGGGGTGGTAAGATTTACATTATAAATAAAGTAAAGCCAAGATGTAAAGCTCGCCAAGGTTCTTAA
- a CDS encoding SURF1 family protein: protein MLKKAVFVLIIPCLLLFSLGLWQLFRLSWKNSIIKSMSLPVVHLLPDDDLTKFNYRHVKIDGILSDIELYVFAGQRGYYILSPMLLTTGHYMLVHKGIVGEKKEEKAKIERVAASGVLYCDSSKSKSWLIKNDTTLNTWFTLSAEEISNELGIELEKCMLWQEGFSNKLTVQPMKHLEYAITWFALSVIWLITCIVYYRQSKCHPSS, encoded by the coding sequence GTGTTAAAAAAAGCAGTATTTGTCTTAATTATACCTTGTTTACTCCTTTTTTCATTAGGGTTATGGCAACTGTTTAGGCTGAGCTGGAAGAATAGTATTATAAAAAGCATGAGTCTTCCAGTTGTTCATCTATTGCCCGATGATGACCTTACAAAGTTTAACTATAGGCATGTCAAGATTGATGGGATTCTAAGTGACATAGAACTATATGTTTTTGCGGGACAACGTGGCTATTACATACTCTCTCCTATGTTGCTTACTACTGGACACTACATGCTAGTACACAAAGGAATAGTCGGAGAAAAAAAGGAAGAAAAAGCAAAAATTGAAAGAGTAGCTGCAAGTGGAGTTTTATATTGTGATAGCAGCAAAAGTAAAAGTTGGTTGATCAAAAATGATACTACTTTGAACACGTGGTTTACTCTGAGTGCAGAAGAAATCTCCAATGAACTTGGTATTGAGCTAGAGAAGTGTATGTTGTGGCAGGAAGGTTTCAGCAATAAACTAACTGTACAGCCGATGAAACACTTGGAATATGCAATAACTTGGTTTGCACTTTCCGTGATTTGGCTAATTACGTGTATAGTTTATTATAGACAAAGCAAATGTCACCCAAGCAGTTGA
- a CDS encoding RDD family protein yields the protein MEIASIKRRFCAYLIDVAILLIPNLLIILLLKNFPLILHLSYMCVNCSYFTYFISSAAQATPGQQLMNIHTIRLDGSKIDLSLAFDRSISQFFLHLLKNVIIILIGLFQEQNILVNILNMLVVITLLLALCWYLVACFSQKKQTYHDMLFGTIVVKGAIK from the coding sequence ATGGAAATTGCTAGTATCAAAAGGCGCTTTTGTGCATATTTAATAGATGTGGCAATTTTATTAATTCCAAACTTATTAATCATACTATTGTTAAAGAATTTTCCGTTAATTTTACATCTATCGTACATGTGTGTAAATTGCAGTTACTTCACATATTTTATATCTTCAGCAGCTCAAGCAACTCCCGGTCAGCAGTTAATGAACATACATACTATAAGATTAGACGGTTCTAAAATAGACTTGAGCTTAGCATTTGATAGAAGCATCTCTCAGTTCTTTCTTCACCTATTGAAAAACGTAATAATTATCCTCATCGGGCTTTTCCAAGAACAAAATATACTAGTAAACATTTTAAACATGCTGGTAGTAATTACATTGCTGCTCGCTCTTTGCTGGTATTTAGTGGCTTGCTTCTCTCAGAAGAAACAAACATATCACGATATGCTATTTGGTACGATTGTTGTGAAAGGAGCTATCAAATGA
- a CDS encoding protocatechuate 3,4-dioxygenase — MKEKNCYNSSKSIINETKVKGILLALLIQAMLGLSSFAADPVLLNCIETPEIYNLDPKPKNFNFSNNLRRKPGSPVSAAGKLINIMGRVTDVNCLPIQNAVVSIWHANSRGVNHYDENTEDDKLDPNFAGSGRFIVNNLGYYSFITIAPGKTGDRAPHINFLVQHPDFPEFTTQMFFADHNCDNCADSVLGNFIDSGLASLLIAPFTYNDRAIKTYTFNITLGGYNKFSDKR, encoded by the coding sequence ATGAAAGAAAAAAACTGCTATAATTCAAGCAAAAGCATTATCAACGAGACGAAAGTGAAAGGTATCTTATTAGCACTTTTAATACAGGCCATGCTTGGGCTCTCATCATTTGCAGCCGATCCTGTCTTACTAAATTGTATTGAAACTCCAGAGATTTATAATCTTGATCCAAAGCCAAAAAATTTTAACTTTTCAAACAATTTGAGAAGAAAACCTGGTTCTCCAGTTAGTGCAGCAGGAAAATTAATAAATATAATGGGTAGGGTTACTGATGTAAACTGTTTGCCAATACAAAATGCTGTAGTTTCTATATGGCACGCGAATTCACGCGGCGTGAACCATTATGATGAAAATACAGAAGATGATAAACTTGATCCGAATTTTGCTGGATCGGGAAGATTTATAGTAAATAACCTTGGCTATTATAGTTTTATTACAATAGCACCTGGTAAAACTGGTGATAGAGCTCCACACATCAACTTTCTAGTTCAACATCCAGATTTTCCAGAGTTCACAACACAAATGTTTTTTGCTGACCATAATTGTGACAATTGTGCTGATTCTGTCCTTGGAAATTTTATTGATAGTGGACTTGCAAGCCTTTTAATAGCACCATTCACTTATAACGATCGAGCCATCAAAACATATACGTTTAATATCACCTTAGGTGGGTATAACAAGTTTTCCGATAAAAGATGA
- a CDS encoding HAD family hydrolase, protein MKNSSLAVVFDWDNTLVDTQDNISNAIKYTLDSMGCSNKTADRNSHESRKSYMVSLFGDRWKKANQIYQQYLDNALLQNITLNQGVEKMLQTLKSHNIYLAIVSNKKNTNLREEVAYFKLDSYFERVVGSSDTAEDKPSATPLLFALEESILPINKENVFFVGDSITDILCAQNANCLPIVYGQSISGYEDLLCFQHFDKLTDFIIKYLKDR, encoded by the coding sequence ATGAAAAATAGCTCATTAGCAGTAGTATTTGACTGGGATAATACCTTAGTTGATACCCAAGACAATATCTCTAATGCCATTAAGTATACCCTAGATTCAATGGGATGTAGTAATAAAACCGCTGACAGGAATTCCCATGAATCGAGAAAGAGCTACATGGTCAGTTTGTTTGGCGATCGGTGGAAAAAAGCAAATCAGATATATCAACAATACTTAGATAATGCATTGTTGCAAAACATTACTCTCAATCAAGGAGTAGAGAAAATGTTGCAGACGTTGAAAAGCCATAATATCTATCTAGCAATAGTAAGTAATAAGAAAAATACTAATTTACGTGAAGAAGTTGCCTATTTTAAGCTAGACTCTTACTTTGAGAGAGTAGTTGGTTCATCCGATACTGCAGAAGATAAACCATCTGCAACTCCACTGCTATTTGCACTAGAGGAGAGTATATTGCCTATAAATAAAGAAAATGTATTTTTTGTTGGTGACAGTATCACAGATATTTTGTGTGCACAAAACGCCAATTGTTTACCGATTGTATATGGCCAATCAATAAGTGGATATGAAGATTTGTTATGTTTTCAACATTTTGATAAACTTACAGATTTTATAATAAAATATTTAAAAGATAGGTAA
- the htpG gene encoding molecular chaperone HtpG, producing MHDVQESENLKFDAEVGKVLNIVIHSLYTNKDIFLRELISNASDACDKLRYESQLNPNLLDSSGELKITIGANKDKNELCITDNGIGMNRQDLIDNLGTIASSGTQKFLEAIKNSKDSSQTVELIGKFGVGFYSSFMVASEVIVESRKAGEEESWVWKSKGDGEYSISKLDDQIPRGTKITLIMRPEESEFLDKFRIENIVTTYSDHINFPVEFIDEEGKSEKLNSKAAIWTKPKNDVSQEEHNDFFRSVAHVGGEPWMILHNKNEGAIEYTNLLYVPSIKPFDLFHPDRRCSVKLYVNKVFITEDNVQVIPQYLRFLKGIVDSPDLPLNISRETLQNNRVVEQIRKSLTKRVISELGKKAKENLEEYTKFWANFGAVLKEGLCEAMPTDEREALLSICRFHSTSDDKLVSIDDYISRMKSEQEYIYYLTGNSLDSVKNSPQLEGFVSKGLEVLLFVDPVDDFWTSVIHEYKDQKFKSVTRADVDLEKFSSEKKDEENKSDEEQSEENTDSILEYFTKVLGNAVKSVKISKKLTDSPVCLAVDEGAMDLRMERFLREQKQLNYRTPKVLEINTKHPVIKSIMKSHAEDGENPTLEDMVHLLFYQACIVEGEEMDDASLFAKKLNNLLGKVVI from the coding sequence ATGCACGACGTACAAGAAAGTGAAAATTTAAAATTTGATGCTGAAGTAGGCAAAGTACTGAACATAGTAATTCATTCGCTTTATACCAATAAGGATATTTTTCTGCGTGAATTAATATCAAATGCATCAGATGCATGTGACAAATTACGCTATGAATCACAACTAAATCCTAATTTGCTAGATTCAAGTGGCGAGTTAAAAATTACCATTGGTGCCAATAAAGATAAGAATGAGTTGTGTATAACTGACAATGGGATTGGAATGAACAGACAAGATTTAATAGATAATCTCGGTACAATTGCTAGCTCTGGTACACAAAAATTCCTAGAAGCAATTAAAAATAGTAAAGATTCGAGCCAAACTGTAGAGTTAATAGGAAAATTTGGCGTGGGTTTTTACTCAAGCTTCATGGTTGCTTCAGAAGTTATAGTTGAGTCTCGAAAGGCGGGAGAAGAGGAATCTTGGGTCTGGAAATCAAAAGGAGATGGAGAATATTCAATCAGTAAATTAGATGATCAAATCCCTCGTGGTACCAAGATTACCTTGATTATGCGTCCTGAAGAAAGCGAATTTTTAGACAAGTTTCGCATCGAAAACATTGTTACTACTTATTCAGATCACATAAATTTTCCCGTTGAATTTATAGACGAAGAAGGAAAAAGTGAAAAGTTAAACAGCAAGGCTGCAATTTGGACTAAACCGAAAAATGACGTTTCTCAAGAGGAGCACAATGATTTTTTCCGCAGCGTTGCGCATGTTGGCGGGGAACCTTGGATGATATTGCATAACAAAAATGAAGGGGCAATAGAATATACGAATTTGCTTTATGTTCCTTCTATTAAACCTTTTGATTTATTTCATCCAGATAGACGTTGCTCCGTGAAATTGTACGTAAATAAAGTGTTTATCACTGAAGATAATGTACAGGTCATACCGCAATACTTGCGTTTTCTGAAAGGTATTGTTGATTCACCGGATTTGCCTCTCAATATCAGCAGAGAAACGCTGCAGAACAATCGAGTTGTTGAGCAAATTAGGAAATCCCTCACTAAGCGCGTGATATCAGAGCTTGGTAAAAAGGCAAAAGAAAATCTAGAGGAGTACACAAAATTTTGGGCCAATTTTGGTGCGGTACTAAAAGAGGGTCTTTGTGAAGCTATGCCAACTGACGAAAGAGAAGCATTGCTCTCAATTTGTAGATTTCATAGCACTAGTGATGATAAGTTAGTCAGTATTGATGACTATATAAGCAGAATGAAATCCGAGCAGGAGTATATCTATTATCTCACAGGAAATAGCCTCGATTCAGTGAAAAACAGCCCACAACTTGAAGGATTTGTCAGCAAAGGATTGGAGGTTCTTCTGTTTGTTGATCCAGTGGACGATTTCTGGACTAGTGTAATTCATGAATATAAAGATCAAAAATTTAAGTCTGTAACTCGTGCTGATGTTGATTTGGAAAAATTCTCTTCAGAGAAAAAAGATGAAGAAAATAAATCAGATGAAGAACAGAGTGAAGAAAATACGGATTCTATATTAGAGTATTTCACCAAAGTTCTTGGTAATGCAGTAAAAAGTGTAAAAATTTCTAAAAAATTGACCGATAGTCCTGTATGTTTAGCAGTTGATGAAGGTGCTATGGATCTTCGTATGGAGCGTTTTTTACGCGAGCAAAAACAGCTGAATTACCGCACACCAAAGGTGCTCGAAATCAACACTAAACATCCTGTAATAAAAAGTATAATGAAATCTCATGCTGAAGATGGTGAAAACCCGACATTGGAAGACATGGTCCATCTATTGTTCTATCAAGCTTGTATTGTGGAAGGCGAAGAGATGGACGATGCGAGCCTGTTTGCTAAAAAATTAAACAATTTGCTTGGCAAAGTCGTTATTTAG
- a CDS encoding phospholipase D family protein, giving the protein MRLLYLLFLLACFSLYYYAGSIFSSCPKATVCFSPEEDCVVPIISEIDRSKESILVQEYTFTLEAVAKALINAKKRGIDVEVILDKSQLHSKYSVINELFASGIPVWIDNKPKIAHNKVIIVDNQKVITGSFNLSKTAEKGNAENLLIIKDYPELVQQYVNNWEIRKLQSYKYMKAK; this is encoded by the coding sequence GTGAGGCTTCTATACCTTTTATTTTTGTTGGCATGTTTTTCTTTGTATTACTATGCCGGTTCTATATTTTCATCTTGCCCAAAAGCTACAGTTTGCTTTTCGCCTGAAGAAGATTGCGTTGTCCCGATAATCAGTGAGATAGACCGGTCTAAGGAATCCATTTTAGTACAAGAATATACATTTACCCTTGAAGCAGTTGCAAAGGCTTTGATTAATGCTAAGAAGCGTGGTATTGATGTTGAAGTTATCTTGGATAAATCGCAACTTCATTCAAAATATAGTGTTATAAATGAATTGTTTGCAAGTGGAATACCAGTTTGGATTGATAATAAGCCAAAGATCGCCCATAATAAGGTAATAATTGTCGATAATCAAAAAGTCATCACAGGGTCGTTTAACCTGAGTAAGACAGCTGAAAAAGGGAATGCTGAAAACTTATTAATTATTAAAGACTATCCTGAATTAGTCCAGCAGTATGTGAATAACTGGGAGATACGAAAGTTGCAATCTTACAAGTATATGAAGGCCAAGTAA
- a CDS encoding leucyl aminopeptidase has product MCGLQLFATEMSTMKITISKALPDFETLVVGLFENDEFISNGKVLQDKQIIDNIKRFSGFNGGFGEFFSVTSSKEKNIIVAGLGKRDEWDENKELNIGGKIYCELSRLKIKQAAVSIEGNAANIAYGAFLRSFKFDKYKTKKDEKATEVEELTVLAKDEQFSSAEESFERLKQEGEGIFLARSFTTEPPNVLYPESYANRIKDKLTKLGLEIEVLDKKQMEDRKMGALLGVAQGSSKEPKLVVIKWNGTSKEQKPIAFVGKGITFDTGGISLKPSRGMESMKYDMAGSATVVGVMRTLAGRKAKVNAIGVVALAENAVDGNAQRPSDIVTSMSGQTIEVLNTDAEGRLILADALWYTQDRFSPKFMVDLATLTGAIVVALGNNEYAGLFSNNDELANRLIDVGNEVNEKLWRFPMNETYDKIIDSPIADVQNIAPAGSGGDSIMAAQFLQRFVNETCWAHLDIAGTAWHEKGTDISPRGAVGFGVRLLNKLVEKHYEAGN; this is encoded by the coding sequence ATGTGCGGCTTACAATTATTTGCAACGGAGATGTCAACAATGAAGATAACAATTTCTAAGGCCTTACCTGATTTTGAAACGCTAGTGGTAGGTTTATTTGAGAATGATGAATTTATAAGTAACGGCAAGGTTTTACAAGATAAGCAAATTATAGATAACATCAAAAGATTTAGTGGCTTCAATGGGGGCTTTGGTGAATTTTTCTCTGTTACTTCATCGAAGGAAAAAAACATCATAGTTGCTGGGCTTGGTAAGAGAGATGAGTGGGATGAAAACAAGGAATTAAATATTGGTGGCAAGATATATTGCGAATTAAGTAGATTAAAGATTAAGCAAGCAGCGGTTTCAATTGAAGGCAATGCAGCAAATATTGCATATGGTGCATTTTTACGTAGTTTTAAGTTTGATAAGTATAAAACCAAAAAGGATGAAAAAGCTACAGAAGTAGAGGAGCTCACAGTGCTAGCAAAAGATGAGCAATTCAGCAGCGCTGAAGAATCATTTGAGCGTTTAAAGCAAGAAGGTGAAGGTATATTTCTTGCACGTTCTTTTACCACTGAGCCACCTAACGTTTTATATCCCGAATCCTATGCTAATCGTATAAAAGACAAACTGACTAAACTTGGCCTTGAAATCGAAGTGCTTGATAAAAAGCAAATGGAAGATAGAAAAATGGGAGCTCTGCTTGGGGTAGCACAAGGAAGCAGTAAAGAGCCCAAATTAGTAGTAATAAAATGGAATGGGACTTCTAAGGAACAAAAACCAATAGCTTTTGTGGGTAAGGGTATAACCTTTGATACTGGTGGAATATCACTCAAGCCTTCACGCGGTATGGAGTCAATGAAATATGACATGGCAGGTTCTGCTACTGTGGTTGGGGTAATGCGTACTCTAGCTGGACGAAAAGCAAAAGTAAATGCAATTGGCGTAGTTGCACTCGCAGAAAATGCAGTAGATGGTAATGCTCAAAGACCAAGCGACATAGTAACTTCGATGTCTGGGCAGACAATAGAGGTATTAAACACCGATGCAGAAGGAAGGCTCATACTTGCAGATGCTTTGTGGTACACGCAAGACAGGTTTTCACCTAAGTTTATGGTTGACCTTGCAACTTTAACTGGTGCTATAGTGGTTGCGCTTGGGAATAACGAGTATGCTGGTCTTTTTTCCAATAATGATGAATTAGCAAATCGTCTTATCGATGTAGGAAATGAAGTAAACGAGAAGTTGTGGCGTTTTCCTATGAATGAGACTTACGATAAAATTATTGATTCGCCGATTGCCGATGTTCAAAACATCGCTCCTGCAGGTTCTGGTGGGGATAGCATAATGGCTGCGCAATTTTTACAGCGTTTTGTAAATGAAACTTGCTGGGCACATTTAGACATTGCAGGCACTGCTTGGCATGAAAAAGGCACTGATATTTCTCCAAGAGGGGCAGTAGGTTTTGGTGTAAGATTACTCAATAAATTGGTTGAGAAACACTACGAGGCGGGTAATTAA